The following proteins are encoded in a genomic region of Periophthalmus magnuspinnatus isolate fPerMag1 chromosome 10, fPerMag1.2.pri, whole genome shotgun sequence:
- the dennd6aa gene encoding DENN/MADD domain containing 6Aa: MALQGPEELLEEPEDLDEDASISPAEEITLPVGPGAEDEPQEAVLLPWDRFSAWLHCICVVGFDLELGQAVEVIYPHHSKLSEKEKTSICYLSFPDSNSGCLGDTQFCFRFRQGSNRKSSLGCFLENADRDAPPCLKREQGHYYGYVYFRQVRDKSLKRGYFQKSLVLISKLPYVTFFHSLLKILAPEYFEKQEPCLEAACNDIDRWPTPHPGRVLTLPIMGVVIKVRIPTCYDKPGTSQLVQSTQSDSSVSIVLPTIHEVDLFRCFYPVFFHIQMLWELVLLGEALVVMAPSPAESSNTVLALVSCISPLRYCSDFRPYFTIHDSEFKEYTTRTQAPPSVILGVTNPFFAKTLQHWPHIIRIGDMKQAGEMAKQMKVKKLKNLKTLDSKPGVYTAYKAYLNKDEEIIKQLQKGVNQKRPSAAQNAILRRYFLELTQSFIIPLERYVASLMPLQKSISPWKSPPQLRPFVQQDFMKTLEKAGPQLTSRTKGDWIGLYRHFLKSPNFDGWFRSRRREMTQKLEALHLEALCEEDLQQRIQRHTEVEAVDLVLKLKEKLTQAEKEQLPVRPGTLSKLRSHIEAVILALPEDLQGILHKPDTP, from the exons ATGGCTCTCCAAGGCCCGGAGGAGCTGCTGGAGGAGCCGGAGGACTTGGACGAGGACGCCAGCATCTCCCCGGCGGAGGAGATAACACTGCCTGTGGGCCCTGGAGCAGAGGACGAGCCGCAGGAGGCCGTGCTGCTCCCGTGGGACCGCTTCTCCGCCTGGCTCCACTGCATCTGCGTGGTGGGCTTCGATCTGGAGCTGGGACAGgccgtggag GTGATTTACCCTCATCACTCCAAACTGTCAGAGAAAGAG AAAACAAGTATCTGCTACCTGTCATTTCCAGACTCAAACTCAG GTTGCCTTGGTGACACACAGTTCTGCTTCCGCTTCCGTCAGGGCTCCAACAGGAAGTCCTCTCTGGGCTGCTTCCTGGAGAATGCAGACCGCGACGCACCACCATGTCTCAAG AGAGAACAGGGCCACTATTATGGATATGTTTACTTCAGACAGGTTCGAGACAAGAGCCTGAAGAGGGGATACTTCCAGAAG TCCCTGGTGCTGATCTCTAAGCTCCCGTATGTCACGTTCTTCCACTCTCTACTGAAGATATTGGCCCCAGAGTATTTCGAGAAGCAGGAGCCCTGTCTGGAGGCTG CATGTAACGACATTGACCGTTGGCCTACGCCACACCCGGGCCGCGTCCTTACCCTCCCCATCATGGGAGTGGTCATTAAG GTTCGAATCCCAACGTGTTATGACAAACCAGGGACCTCACAACTTGTTCAATCTACGCAG agtgACAGTTCTGTTTCCATTGTTCTCCCCACCATTCATGAAGTGGACCTTTTCAG atgttTCTACCCAGTGTTCTTCCACATTCAGATGTTGTGGGAGCTGGTTCTTCTAGGTGAAGCATTGGTGGTGATGGCACCCTCTCCGGCTGAGTCCTCGAACACAGTTTTGGCTCTAGTCAG CTGTATTTCTCCTCTCAGATACTGCAGTGATTTCAGGCCCTACTTCACCATCCATGACAGCGAGTTTAAGGAGTACACCACCAGAACACAGGCACC TCCATCTGTGATTCTAGGAGTCACAAATCCGTTCTTCGCTAAAACTCTGCAGCACTGGCCTCACATCATCCGGATTGGAGACATGAAACAAGCAG GAGAAATGGCCAaacaaatgaaagtgaaaaaacTGAAGAATCTCAAAACTTTGGACTCTAAACCTG GAGTGTACACTGCTTACAAAGCCTACCTGAACAAGGACGAAGAGATCATTAAACAACTTCAGAAG GGTGTGAACCAGAAGCGACCGTCTGCGGCTCAGAATGCCATCCTCAGACGATACTTCCTGGAGCTGACACAGAGCTTCATCATCCCCCTG GAGCGGTACGTGGCGTCGCTGATGCCGCTGCAAAAGTCGATCAGTCCCTGGAAGAGCCCCCCTCAGCTCAGACCGTTCGTTCAGCAGGACTTTATGAAGACTCTGGAGAAAGCCGGACCTCAGCTCACCTCCAGGACCAAGGGGGACTGGATTGGGCTCTACAG ACATTTCCTGAAGTCCCCAAACTTCGATGGTTGGTTCAGAAGTCGGAGGAGAGAGATGACGCAGAAACTGGAGGCTCTTCACCTGGAGGCTCTGTGTGAGGAG gatCTGCAGCAGAGGATTCAAAGACACACAGAAGTGGAGGCTGTAGACTTGGTCTTAAAACTCAAAGAGAAACTG aCTCAGGCAGAGAAGGAGCAGCTGCCTGTTCGACCAGGGACTCTCTCCAAACTGCGGTCCCACATCGAGGCCGTGATCCTGGCTTTACCCGAGGATCTCCAGGGTATCCTGCACAAACCTGACAcgccttga